The Hymenobacter oligotrophus genome segment CTTTCAGGTCGCGCCGGATGCGCTCCTGCCAGGCTTCGGTGCTAAGCGAATCGAACTCAGTAAATGTAATGGGCGCAGAACGGGGCGTATCGGACATAAAACGCAGGGGAAACTAGCGGTGGGCAACGCGGGCCAGCTTTAGCGGCGGAAAGATACCGTGTTTGGTGGCAAAAAAGCGGCTGGCAATCGGCTATGCCTGCCAAGCTGCGCTTTCGGCCGCGGCATTGCACCTAATACGGCGGCCCGGCGTTGGAGTGGCGCCCGTAGCCGTGGCTTGCTTATTGTACCTTTGCTGTTATGACTGCACTCCTGAATCGGAGCCTGGGATTGTTGTTGGCCGCTGTGGTAGCCCTGCCGGCTTGCCAGCGCGCTGCTTACCAGCCCCAAGCCCAATTGCCGGCCACCACGGCCGTTACCGTAACGGCCGCCCAAGCCGCCGACCCCAAGGTAGAAGCCGTTGTGGCGCCTTACCGCCAAAAAGTAAAAGAGCAGATGGACGAGGTAATCGGTACCGCGCCCACGGCCATCCGGAAAAACAACGGCGAGTCGCCGCTGGCCAATTTCACGGCCGATATCCTGCGCGAGCGGGCTGCCACGGCCCTAGGTCAGCCCATCGACCTAGGCGTGATGACCAACGGCGGCTTGCGCGCCGAGCTGCCCGCCGGCAACATCACGGTGGGATCGGTGTTCGAGCTGATGCCCTTTGAAAACGAGCTGGTGGTGCTGGATGCGCCCGGCCCCGTGGTGCAGCAGATGTTCGACTACGCCGCCCGTGTGAAGATGGCGCTGGCCGGGGCTACCTACACCGCCACCCCCGACGGCAAGCCCGCCGACATCCAAATTGGCGGCAAGCCGT includes the following:
- a CDS encoding 5'-nucleotidase C-terminal domain-containing protein yields the protein MTALLNRSLGLLLAAVVALPACQRAAYQPQAQLPATTAVTVTAAQAADPKVEAVVAPYRQKVKEQMDEVIGTAPTAIRKNNGESPLANFTADILRERAATALGQPIDLGVMTNGGLRAELPAGNITVGSVFELMPFENELVVLDAPGPVVQQMFDYAARVKMALAGATYTATPDGKPADIQIGGKPFDASRTYTIAISDYLAGGGDQLTFFRPIKPRTTGVLVRSAINDHIRQLTKAGKPVEAKVEGRVKLIN